Proteins co-encoded in one Brassica oleracea var. oleracea cultivar TO1000 chromosome C4, BOL, whole genome shotgun sequence genomic window:
- the LOC106342184 gene encoding LOW QUALITY PROTEIN: probable methyltransferase PMT25 (The sequence of the model RefSeq protein was modified relative to this genomic sequence to represent the inferred CDS: inserted 2 bases in 1 codon): MAMGKYSRVDGKKSSSYGLTITIVLIVSLCLVGTWMFTSSWSASDDSAGYSSTDTAKDVDSVTKNVAEEKKEENEAVTENSQVKTEPEESSGEKTEVVEDRKENGDGDEEKEKIVKEVESESDESKEKVVKEVESESDEAKEKEKTQLEESTEENKSEDGNNGTEENASETEESTEKSNKEVFPAGDQAEITKETTTKDGSWSTQLVESQNEKKAQESSVPKDQQSSYEWKTCNVTAGPDYIPCLDNLQVIKKLQSTMHYEHRERHCPEESPRCLVSLPDGYKRSIKWPNSREKIWYNNVPHTKLAAIKGHQNWVKMSGEHLTFPGGGTQFVNGALHYIDFIQESYPAIAWGNRTRVILDVGCGVASFGGFLFERDVLALSFAPKDEHEAQVQFALERGIPAMLNVMGTKRLPFPGSVFDLIHCARCRVPWHIEGGKLLLELNRALRPGGFFVWSATPVYRKNEEDSGIWKAMSELTKAMCWKLVTIKKDKLNEVGAAIYQKPTTNECYNKRPQNDPPLCKDSDDQNAAWNVPLEACMHKVTEDSSKRGASWPNMWPERLETAPEWLDSQEGVYGXQENFAVDQEKWKTVVSKSYIDGMGIDWSNVRNVMDMRAVYGGFAAALKDLKLWVMNVVPVDAPDTLPIIYERGLFGIYHDWCESFNTYPRTYDLLHADHLFSTLRKRCKLESVMAEVDRILRPEGTFIIRDDMETIGEVEKMVKSMKWEVKTTQSKDNEGLLSIKKSWWRPTQTETIKSAIA; the protein is encoded by the exons ATGGCGATGGGGAAGTATTCTCGTGTAGACGGGAAGAAATCATCGAGCTATGGATTAACCATTACCATTGTTTTGATTGTTTCCCTCTGTTTAGTTGGGACTTGGATGTTCACTTCTTCTTGGTCTGCCTCGGATGATTCTGCTGGCTATTCATCTACCGATACTGCAAAAGACGTGGACTCTGTTACTAAGAACGTTGCTGAAGAAAAGAAGGAGGAGAACGAGGCTGTGACTGAGAATAGCCAAGTGAAGACTGAGCCTGAAGAAAGCTCTGGCGAGAAAACTGAGGTGGTCGAGGACAGGAAGGAGAATGGTGATGGAGATGAGGAGAAAGAGAAGATTGTGAAAGAAGTAGAATCCGAAAGCGATGAATCAAAGGAGAAGGTTGTGAAAGAGGTAGAGTCTGAAAGTGATGAGGCAAAGGAGAAAGAGAAAACTCAGCTGGAAGAGAGCACGGAAGAAAACAAATCAGAAGATGGTAATAACGGAACCGAAGAGAACGCTAGTGAAACTGAAGAAAGCACGGAGAAGAGTAACAAGGAAGTCTTTCCAGCTGGTGACCAGGCTGAGATTACAAAAGAGACTACCACTAAAGATGGATCTTGGTCAACACAATTGGTCGAGTCGCAGAACGAGAAGAAAGCACAAGAGTCTTCTGTACCTAAAGACCAACAAAGTAGCTATGAATGGAAGACGTGCAATGTGACTGCTGGACCAGACTACATCCCTTGCCTTGACAACTTGCAAGTCATCAAAAAGCTTCAGTCTACGATGCATTATGAGCACCGCGAGCGTCATTGTCCTGAGGAGTCTCCGCGTTGCCTTGTGTCTCTCCCTGATGGGTATAAGCGATCCATCAAGTGGCCAAACAGCAGAGAAAAG ATCTGGTACAACAATGTTCCCCACACCAAGCTTGCAGCGATCAAGGGACATCAAAACTGGGTGAAGATGAGCGGTGAACATCTCACGTTCCCTGGTGGTGGTACTCAGTTTGTGAACGGTGCCCTTCATTACATTGATTTCATCCAAGAG TCGTATCCTGCTATTGCGTGGGGAAACAGAACCCGTGTTATATTGGATGTTGGGTGTGGAGTTGCTAGCTTCGGGGGTTTCCTTTTCGAGAGAGACGTGCTTGCATTGTCGTTTGCACCAAAGGATGAGCACGAGGCGCAAGTGCAGTTCGCGCTGGAGCGTGGTATTCCTGCGATGTTGAATGTTATGGGAACCAAAAGATTACCCTTTCCTGGTTCTGTTTTTGACCTTATCCATTGTGCTCGTTGTAGAGTCCCTTGGCATATTGAAG GTGGTAAGCTTCTTTTGGAACTGAACCGTGCTTTGAGACCGGGTGGTTTCTTTGTCTGGTCAGCCACTCCTGTCTATAGGAAGAACGAGGAAGATTCTGGTATATGGAAAG CAATGTCTGAGCTTACAAAGGCAATGTGCTGGAAGCTGGTGACAATTAAGAAAGACAAACTGAATGAGGTTGGTGCTGCCATATACCAAAAGCCAACTACAAATGAATGCTACAACAAAAGACCTCAAAATGATCCTCCTCTCTGCAAGGACTCCGATGATCAAAACGCAGCTTG GAATGTTCCACTTGAGGCATGTATGCATAAAGTGACAGAAGACTCATCAAAGCGAGGAGCATCATGGCCCAACATGTGGCCAGAGAGGCTTGAGACTGCGCCTGAGTGGTTGGATTCTCAGGAAGGTGTTTATGG CCAAGAGAATTTCGCAGTGGACCAAGAGAAGTGGAAGACTGTTGTCTCAAAGTCGTACATTGATGGCATGGGGATAGATTGGTCTAACGTGAGAAACGTGATGGACATGAGAGCAGTCTATGGAGGATTCGCTGCTGCTTTGAAGGATCTGAAGCTATGGGTGATGAACGTGGTTCCTGTGGACGCTCCTGATACGCTTCCGATCATATATGAACGTGGTTTGTTTGGAATCTATCATGACTGGTGTGAATCATTCAACACTTATCCTAGAACTTATGACCTTCTCCATGCTGATCATCTTTTCTCCACCCTGAGGAAGAG GTGCAAGTTGGAGTCGGTAATGGCTGAAGTGGATCGGATTCTGAGGCCAGAGGGAACTTTCATCATAAGAGACGACATGGAGACAATAGGGGAGGTTGAGAAGATGGTGAAGTCTATGAAATGGGAGGTGAAAACTACACAGTCTAAAGACAATGAAGGCTTGCTTTCGATTAAGAAGTCATGGTGGCGTCCTACACAAACTGAGACAATCAAATCGGCAATAGCTTAA
- the LOC106338048 gene encoding uncharacterized protein LOC106338048 yields MSGFRHAGVSKIGVRSITCYRQIRRLRSCPAALNAGPKRNKREGTAIPHRRSVDTISVQLRPLNFITESETWISQIPFISGTSKFRNLTESLHIHLVECSPALQKLQHQNLKCTDESSSEKKAISSLAGTPVHWHATLEEVPLGVPTIIIAHEFYDALPVHQFQVCVICNIVFSFFQLVLLFLAIFYVLCMLLSKQFILKKQHEAIQKQQGQSYAPIEETDESLHVATSGGSHGHGEFEFGEIFVHQFFHTIEFFA; encoded by the exons ATGTCGGGATTTCGCCATGCCGGTGTGTCCAAGATCGGCGTTAGATCCATCACCTGTTACCGCCAGATCCGCCGCCTACGGAGTTGTCCCGCGGCCTTAAACG CTGGACCGAAGAGAAACAAACGAGAGGGAACCGCCATCCCTCACCGCAGATCCGTCGACACCATCTCCGTCCAGCTACGACCTCTGAACTTCATCACTGAATCTGAAACG TGGATCTCCCAGATTCCTTTTATCTCG GGTACATCAAAGTTTAGAAATTTAACGGAGTCATTGCATATACACTTGGTGGAGTGCAGTCCCGCGTTGCAGAAACTTCAGCACCAGAACCTGAAGTGCACAGATGAAAGTAGTTCGGAGAAGAAAGCTATAAGTTCACTAGCTGGGACACCTGTGCACTGGCACGCTACTCTTGAAGAGGTACCATTAGGAG TACCAACAATAATCATAGCTCATGAGTTCTATGATGCTCTTCCAGTTCATCAGTTTCAGGTTTGTGTGATTTGCAATATAGTCTTCTCATTTTTCCAGCTTGTGCTTCTCTTTCTGGCTATTTTCTATGTTCTGTGTATGTTGCTTTCAAAGCAGTTCATCTTGAAGAAACAACATGAAGCT ATCCAGAAGCAACAAGGTCAGTCTTACGCACCTATTGAGGAGACGGATGAGAGTCTTCATGTAGCGACAAGCGGAGGATCACATGGGCACGGGGAGTTTGAATTCGGCGAGATCTTTGTGCATCAGTTTTTTCACACCATAGAATTTTTTGCTTAG